Proteins encoded in a region of the Panthera uncia isolate 11264 chromosome B2 unlocalized genomic scaffold, Puncia_PCG_1.0 HiC_scaffold_24, whole genome shotgun sequence genome:
- the TNFAIP3 gene encoding tumor necrosis factor alpha-induced protein 3 encodes MTRSNTGVSCRQLYRSGIEVGLMEWVLCPPLLQVLQSTMAEQLLPQALYLSNMRKAVKIRERTPEDIFKPTNGIIHHFKSMHRYTLEMFRTCQFCPQFREIIHKALIDRTIQASLESQKKLNWCREVRKLVALKTNGDGNCLMHAASQYMWGVQDTDLVLRKALFSTLKETDTRNFKFRWQLESLKSQEFVETGLCYDTRNWTDEWDSLVKMASTDTPMARGGLQYNSLEEIHIFVLCNILRRPIIVISDKMLRSLESGSNFAPLKVGGIYLPLHWPAQECYRYPIILGYDSQHFVPLVTLKDSGPEIRAVPLVNRERGRFEDLKVHFLTDPENDMKEKLLKEYLMVIEIPVQGWDHGTTHLINAAKLDEANLPKEINLVDDYFELVQHEYKKWQENSEQERREAHAQNPLEPSVPQLSLMDVKCETPNCPFFMSVNTQPLCHECSERRQNNHTKSSKLHSKLGPEGLPGMAAGASRGEAYEPVGWSPEEPTGGPHSAPPTAPSLFLFSETTAMKCRSPGCPFTLNVQHNGFCERCHQARQLNAGHTSDSMRHLDPGKCRACLQDVTRTFNGICSTCFKRTTAEPSSGLSSSVPPSCHQRSKSDPSQLIQSLSPHSCRRAGTEAPSGCLSQAPRTPGGGTSKCRKAGCMYFGTPENKGFCTLCFIEYRENKHFVAASTKASPTAPRFQNAVPCLGRECGTLGSTVFEGYCQKCFIEAQTQRFHEAKRTEEHLRSSQRRDVPRTTPSASRPKCARASCKNILACRSEELCMECQHLSQRAGPTPHRGEPAPEEPPKQRCRAPACDHFGNAKCNGYCNECFQFKQLYG; translated from the exons ATGACCAGATCAAACACAGGGGTTTCCTGCCGCCAGCTATATAGGAGCGGTATCGAAGTTGGACTCATGGAATGGGTTTTGTGCCCCCCTCTTCTTCAGGTGTTGCAGAGCACCATGGCTGAACAACTCCTTCCCCAGGCTTTGTATCTGAGCAACATGCGGAAAGCTGTGAAGATACGAGAGAGAACTCCAGAAGATATATTTAAGCCTACCAACGGGATCATTCACCATTTCAAATCCATGCACCGGTACACGCTGGAAATGTTCAGAACTTGCCAGTTTTGTCCCCAGTTTCGGGAGATCATCCACAAAGCGCTCATTGACAGAACCATCCAGGCCTCCCTCGAAAGCCAGAAGAAGCTGAACTGGTGTCGAGAAGTCAGGAAGCTGGTGGCCCTGAAAACGAACG GTGATGGCAACTGCCTCATGCACGCTGCTTCCCAGTACATGTGGGGCGTTCAGGACACAGACTTGGTCCTGAGGAAGGCACTCTTCAGCACTCTCAAGGAGACAGATACGCGCAACTTTAAATTCCGCTGGCAGCTGGAGTCTCTTAAGTCTCAGGAGTTTGTGGAAACGGGGCTTTGCTACGACACTCGG AATTGGACCGATGAGTGGGACAGCCTCGTCAAAATGGCATCCACAGACACACCCATGGCCCGAGGTGGACTTCAGTATAACTCACTGGAAGAAATACACATCTTTGTCCTTTGCAACATACTCAGAAGGCCAATCATTGTCATTTCAG ACAAAATGCTGAGAAGTCTGGAATCGGGTTCCAATTTCGCCCCTTTGAAGGTGGGCGGGATTTACCTGCCTCTCCACTGGCCGGCCCAAGAATGCTACCGATACCCCATCATTCTCGGCTACGACAGCCAGCACTTTGTACCCCTGGTGACCCTGAAGGACAGCGGACCTG aaatcCGAGCTGTTCCACTTGTTAACAGAGAGCGAGGAAGATTTGAAGACTTAAAAGTTCACTTTTTGACCGATCCTGAAAACGACATGAAGGAAAAGCTCTTGAAAGAGTACTTGATGGTGATCGAAATCCCCGTCCAAGGCTGGGACCACGGCACCACCCATTTGATCAATGCTGCAAA GCTGGATGAAGCTAACttaccaaaagaaataaacttggtAGATGATTACTTTGAACTCGTCCAGCACGAGTACAAGAAGTGGCAGGAGAACAGTGAGCAAGAGCGGAGAGAGGCGCATGCTCAGAACCCTTTGGAACCTTCCGTGCCTCAGCTCTCCCTCATGGACGTAAAATGTGAAACGCCCAACTGTCCTTTCTTCATGTCCGTGAACACCCAGCCTTTGTGCCACGAGTGCTCCGAAAGGCGGCAAAACAACCACACTAAGTCCTCAAAGCTGCACTCCAAGCTGGGCCCCGAGGGGCTCCCAGGCATGGCGGCAGGGGCCTCGCGGGGTGAGGCCTACGAGCCCGTGGGCTGGAGCCCCGAGGAGCCGACCGGGGGGCCTCATTCGGCCCCTCCGACGGCGCCCAGCCTTTTCCTGTTCAGCGAGACCACCGCCATGAAATGCAGGAGCCCTGGCTGCCCTTTCACGCTGAATGTGCAGCACAATGGATTCTGTGAGCGGTGCCACCAGGCCCGGCAGCTTAACGCGGGCCACACCTCGGACAGCATGAGGCACTTAGACCCCGGGAAGTGCCGAGCCTGCCTGCAGGATGTCACCAGGACGTTTAATGGGATCTGCAGTACTTGCTTCAAAAGGACTACGGCGGAGCCCTCCTCGGGCCTCAGCTCCAGCGTCCCTCCTTCCTGTCACCAGAGGTCCAAGTCGGACCCCTCGCAGCTCATCCAGAGTCTCTCCCCACACTCTTGCCGCAGAGCCGGGACCGAGGCTCCCTCTGGCTGCCTCTCTCAGGCCCCACGGACTCCAGGGGGAGGGACGAGCAAGTGCAGAAAAGCCGGCTGCATGTATTTCGGGACTCCAGAAAACAAAGGCTTCTGTACGCTGTGTTTCATCGAGTACAGAGAAAACAAAC ATTTCGTCGCCGCCTCCACGAAGGCCAGTCCCACGGCCCCCAGGTTCCAGAATGCCGTCCCCTGCCTGGGGAGGGAATGCGGCACCCTCGGAAGCACCGTGTTCGAAGGGTACTGCCAGAAGTGTTTCATCGAAGCGCAGACCCAGAGATTTCACGAGGCGAAAAGGACTGAAGAGCACCTG AGATCGAGCCAGCGCAGAGATGTGCCTCGGACCACACCGAGCGCCTCGAGGCCCAAGTGCGCCCGGGCCTCCTGCAAGAACATCCTGGCCTGCCGCAGCGAGGAGCTCTGCATGGAGTGCCAGCACCTCAGCCAGCGAGCAGGCCCGACGCCGCACCGGGGCGAGCCGGCCCCCGAGGAGCCGCCCAAGCAGCGCTGCCGCGCCCCCGCCTGCGACCACTTCGGCAACGCCAAGTGTAACGGCTACTGCAACGAGTGCTTCCAGTTCAAGCAGCTGTACGGCTGA